One Bremerella cremea genomic window carries:
- a CDS encoding GtrA family protein codes for MQTLRHRFMTTWYRSRYLVGFILIGFISICLELVFMYAVLPTVWPRSLRAAVALTVGIAVGYLLNAKLNFQVAPRYLASTFMKYAGISVLSFSLNMAVIYYLHDTNESNYWWQRMATAGVLFLFAYALHRCFTFDQARNLGIAVYASADENVDTIFNAVGGSCDHIHVDLVDESMGENPSPVNLFKLRQARQLWPSHPIALHVMSSQPSRWLPSAWNDADWFLFHLDCEDNLYDLIFACRERGKKVGIVWRLGNQQSQLMPYLPHVDFIMILGIAKPGQSGQKTCPEAIDLVKVLNSVRNRYGFELMFDGGVNSGNISDIEAKYVVSASAVLRADNPLLAVHEIRRRSHFPAKKAA; via the coding sequence ATGCAGACACTCCGACACCGTTTTATGACAACGTGGTACCGTTCGCGCTACCTTGTCGGCTTCATTCTGATTGGCTTTATCTCGATCTGCCTGGAACTTGTGTTCATGTATGCTGTGCTCCCCACAGTGTGGCCACGTTCCCTCCGCGCGGCAGTGGCCTTAACCGTGGGAATTGCGGTGGGCTACCTGCTGAATGCGAAACTGAACTTTCAGGTCGCTCCGAGATACCTGGCCAGTACGTTCATGAAGTATGCGGGAATCTCTGTATTGTCGTTTTCCTTGAACATGGCGGTCATTTATTATCTTCACGATACCAACGAATCGAATTACTGGTGGCAGCGCATGGCGACTGCCGGCGTTCTCTTTCTGTTTGCTTATGCCCTGCATCGTTGTTTCACATTCGATCAGGCCCGTAACTTGGGGATTGCCGTCTATGCTTCGGCAGACGAGAACGTCGACACGATCTTCAACGCTGTTGGGGGAAGCTGCGATCACATTCACGTCGACCTGGTAGATGAGTCGATGGGAGAAAACCCTTCTCCTGTGAATCTCTTCAAACTGCGTCAAGCTCGTCAACTGTGGCCCAGCCATCCGATAGCACTACATGTGATGAGTAGCCAGCCTTCGCGCTGGTTGCCATCGGCGTGGAATGATGCCGATTGGTTTCTGTTCCACCTTGACTGCGAAGACAACCTCTACGATCTCATTTTCGCTTGCCGCGAACGCGGGAAGAAGGTGGGCATCGTCTGGCGATTAGGCAATCAGCAAAGCCAACTCATGCCGTACCTTCCCCATGTCGACTTTATCATGATCTTGGGGATCGCGAAGCCTGGTCAATCCGGCCAGAAGACTTGCCCGGAAGCGATCGACCTCGTCAAAGTCCTCAATTCGGTTCGCAACCGCTACGGCTTTGAGTTGATGTTTGATGGCGGCGTGAACTCAGGCAACATCTCTGATATCGAAGCCAAGTATGTGGTCTCGGCCTCGGCGGTCCTCCGAGCAGACAACCCCCTGCTAGCGGTTCACGAGATCCGTCGCCGCTCCCATTTCCCAGCCAAGAAGGCTGCTTAG
- a CDS encoding glycosyltransferase family 4 protein — MIRKLALITPWPDQRTGIADYAYDLAHGLAGMGIELEVFTTCTQPSRTLPGVRIQDIDKFPGTFSYDQVVYQMGNCSTFHGEQLPVLFENPGIVHLHDPALHHLIAYFLYRDDTQAYYRVLRAWYGTRIAERVQTYNELNNHGFWDSPYVNEVPFFDPVLEHATGCIVHSAYAQQAVHKRVPNLPTSQVRQAYRNMHPPAHYSEGEVLQLGAFGMVQPHKHVDVIIEAVKRCNAEGKRVHLHVAGALEGDSKDLPDLVSSLDIQNDITFHGRLSEEEFLQWMNQVDICVSLRYPTMGETSAVVSRALQLGLPTIVNDVGWYAELPPCVLKLPIDRNEMLTGLVNRFNQVSNSREQLTKWRAQCRCYAQTSCSFEQAIQDYVRTLACLRTTAMAA; from the coding sequence GTGATTCGTAAACTCGCTTTGATTACTCCGTGGCCCGATCAAAGAACGGGTATTGCGGACTACGCCTACGACCTTGCTCATGGCCTTGCCGGGATGGGAATTGAGCTGGAAGTCTTCACGACATGCACGCAACCTTCTAGAACCTTGCCGGGCGTGCGTATCCAAGACATTGACAAATTTCCTGGTACGTTTTCTTACGATCAAGTTGTGTATCAAATGGGTAACTGCAGCACCTTTCATGGTGAACAGCTTCCCGTTTTGTTCGAGAATCCTGGCATCGTTCACCTGCACGATCCAGCCCTGCACCATTTGATTGCCTACTTCCTTTATCGCGACGACACACAAGCCTATTACCGCGTGCTACGTGCATGGTATGGCACTCGGATTGCAGAACGAGTTCAAACCTATAACGAGCTGAACAATCACGGCTTTTGGGATAGTCCCTACGTAAACGAAGTCCCTTTCTTCGATCCCGTGCTTGAACATGCCACCGGCTGTATTGTTCATTCAGCCTATGCCCAGCAAGCAGTGCATAAACGTGTACCGAACTTGCCTACAAGTCAGGTTCGGCAAGCCTACCGCAACATGCACCCTCCGGCCCACTATAGCGAAGGCGAAGTGCTGCAACTGGGGGCTTTTGGCATGGTGCAACCGCATAAGCATGTGGATGTGATCATCGAAGCCGTCAAACGCTGTAACGCTGAAGGCAAACGTGTCCACCTGCACGTCGCAGGCGCCTTGGAAGGAGATTCCAAAGACTTACCCGACTTGGTCAGCTCACTGGATATCCAAAACGATATCACCTTCCACGGCAGACTTTCAGAAGAAGAGTTTCTCCAGTGGATGAATCAGGTCGATATCTGTGTCTCGCTACGTTATCCCACCATGGGAGAAACCAGTGCCGTTGTTTCCAGGGCTTTGCAACTTGGCCTGCCAACGATTGTCAACGACGTCGGTTGGTATGCCGAATTACCGCCATGCGTCCTGAAATTGCCGATTGATCGAAACGAGATGCTGACCGGCTTGGTAAACCGTTTTAACCAGGTCAGCAACAGTCGCGAACAATTGACCAAGTGGCGAGCGCAATGCCGATGCTATGCCCAAACGTCCTGCTCCTTCGAGCAGGCCATTCAAGACTATGTTCGCACCTTAGCTTGTCTTCGCACCACTGCCATGGCCGCTTAA
- a CDS encoding DUF4214 domain-containing protein: MANLLPIEHLREQAQKDVDIESLLTPADDIDFLRNAYRRLVHRPASQNCINNWIGRLQDGSLSRTDVIYGIARSREGREKNVRVLGLNDNDPKALTIPKRKIPWWKRAFSWKSRLPKTSTKDRVYLTERKLACLADNFVEVAEQIEFDLRQIRIQLRNTQSPAVRPAVNLQIDHNDIDTKLEAMNKMLGAGLELLPQTNLEQAIVALKQTLPNDLPHDSLLFRNWAIFSEHPHDAARGCHNAGFEVRTIGIASEESSNDVRSLFSFLPEQICGGIVVDSQLFCLTDRELIHGLTLIHRALCPRGVVLIQENSPDLAFAKLRLESAMSACGFRVIPQNSSGVDAHPGTSVILSGQKQVASENNCDS; encoded by the coding sequence ATGGCAAATCTACTGCCGATTGAACATCTGCGCGAACAAGCCCAGAAAGACGTTGATATCGAAAGCCTGCTAACACCAGCAGATGACATCGACTTTCTGCGGAATGCTTATCGTCGTCTTGTTCATCGCCCTGCGAGCCAAAACTGTATTAATAATTGGATTGGTCGCCTACAAGATGGGTCGCTTTCGCGCACCGATGTCATCTATGGCATCGCACGTTCGCGTGAAGGTCGAGAGAAGAACGTCCGTGTTCTCGGTCTCAATGATAACGATCCCAAGGCATTAACCATTCCGAAAAGGAAGATCCCTTGGTGGAAACGTGCCTTCTCGTGGAAATCGCGCCTACCTAAGACATCGACCAAAGATCGCGTTTATTTGACCGAACGGAAGCTCGCATGCTTAGCGGACAATTTCGTCGAGGTCGCTGAACAAATCGAATTCGATCTGCGACAAATTCGGATTCAGCTTCGTAACACGCAGTCGCCAGCCGTACGACCAGCGGTGAACTTGCAAATCGATCATAACGATATCGATACCAAGCTCGAAGCGATGAACAAGATGCTAGGAGCCGGCCTAGAGCTTCTTCCGCAAACCAACCTAGAGCAGGCGATTGTCGCACTTAAGCAAACGTTGCCCAACGATTTGCCCCATGATTCCCTGCTTTTCCGTAATTGGGCAATCTTCAGCGAACATCCTCACGATGCCGCGCGTGGTTGCCATAATGCCGGATTTGAAGTTCGCACGATCGGCATCGCCTCGGAAGAGAGCTCGAACGATGTACGAAGCTTGTTCAGCTTCTTGCCTGAGCAGATTTGCGGTGGCATTGTCGTTGATTCGCAATTATTTTGCCTGACCGATCGTGAACTCATTCACGGCTTGACTCTGATCCATCGTGCCCTTTGTCCAAGGGGAGTGGTGTTGATTCAAGAGAACTCGCCCGATCTGGCCTTTGCCAAGCTACGACTGGAATCGGCCATGAGTGCGTGCGGCTTCCGTGTGATTCCTCAAAATTCTTCAGGGGTAGACGCCCACCCTGGCACTTCGGTCATTTTGAGCGGCCAGAAGCAGGTGGCATCGGAGAACAACTGTGATTCGTAA